One Halarcobacter ebronensis genomic window carries:
- the soxZ gene encoding thiosulfate oxidation carrier complex protein SoxZ, with protein MSSTRIKASLKKGVVTVKALAKHDMLSYQEAERAKKEANFITYVVAKVNGNIVYEVSTSQFLSKNPYMKFSFNADAVGAKSGDELEFSWVDLKGNTQVDKEKIK; from the coding sequence ATGTCAAGTACAAGAATTAAAGCAAGTTTAAAAAAAGGTGTTGTAACTGTAAAAGCTCTTGCAAAACACGATATGTTAAGTTATCAAGAGGCTGAAAGAGCAAAAAAAGAGGCGAACTTTATTACTTATGTTGTAGCAAAAGTTAATGGAAATATAGTTTATGAAGTATCGACAAGTCAGTTCTTATCTAAGAATCCTTATATGAAATTCTCATTTAATGCAGATGCAGTTGGGGCAAAATCTGGTGATGAGTTAGAGTTTTCTTGGGTTGATTTAAAAGGTAATACTCAAGTAGATAAAGAAAAAATTAAATAA
- a CDS encoding c-type heme family protein, with translation MHYPNIHKFKLVVAIAFCLYILVIYLVYQDNKKSEIDNEITNIEDVLIQIQAIRKYVGDDQKDEIDKLQAADKISYDYFTPALLSSTYSANKINDYYNEIRKEKNLPTTDIRFASPNPRNPYNLVTKEEKKILNTFLDKKIKRYEEIKKGENGDILYVALPTKELEAKCMKCHSTPEAAPKQLVELYGNKAGFGEQEGNMKAILSIKKPLDNAYIKAFDQTLKTAIYILIATFIFVYFYYNYNKKIYIKNLELERLNRSLDNKVKERTEELNNSKMQLLNVINSSELGYWDWNKNTNWLQVNDKWLNMLGLKREEFSNSIKDWFDKIHPKDLEFVISKIEKDLEDDISFSIEYRVLNKNNEYIWVECVGGTVQKDFDGKVIQACGILRNIHQKKLNEEKVQEQEILIHNQAKVSAISEMLKNISHQWKQPLSAITTLASAIKLSYELKQDISKEEIIKYTDKILENGNYLAKIVNDFSSYFENNSQKRENYNLSNSFVKIKEIFKESRKSENIKCHTNIEENIITYSNENFFMQAMLNIFNNSLDAFIKNNIDKDYRYIFIDAKVIDNTIVIIFKDSAGGISNEIISKIFEPYFTTKHQSLGTGLGLYITNQIINKHLNGVIDVKNSNYIFEGKELNGIEFKIIIPKVEK, from the coding sequence TTGCATTATCCAAATATACATAAATTTAAACTTGTTGTTGCAATTGCTTTTTGTCTATATATTTTAGTTATATACCTTGTTTATCAAGATAATAAAAAGAGTGAAATTGACAATGAGATAACAAATATAGAAGATGTTTTAATTCAAATTCAAGCTATAAGAAAATATGTGGGTGATGATCAAAAAGACGAGATTGACAAATTACAAGCAGCTGATAAAATCTCTTATGATTATTTTACTCCTGCCCTACTTTCATCAACATACAGTGCAAATAAAATAAATGATTATTACAATGAAATAAGAAAAGAAAAAAATCTTCCCACAACAGATATAAGATTTGCTTCACCAAATCCTAGAAACCCTTACAATTTAGTAACTAAAGAAGAAAAAAAAATATTAAATACATTCCTTGATAAAAAAATCAAAAGATATGAAGAGATAAAAAAAGGTGAAAATGGAGATATTTTATATGTTGCTTTGCCAACAAAAGAGTTGGAAGCAAAGTGTATGAAATGTCACTCAACACCTGAAGCTGCACCTAAACAATTAGTAGAATTATATGGCAATAAAGCTGGTTTTGGAGAGCAAGAAGGAAATATGAAAGCTATTTTATCAATAAAAAAACCTTTAGATAACGCTTACATAAAAGCATTTGACCAAACATTAAAAACTGCTATTTATATACTTATTGCAACTTTTATTTTTGTCTATTTTTATTATAACTACAATAAAAAAATTTATATTAAAAATTTAGAACTTGAAAGATTAAATAGAAGCTTGGATAATAAAGTAAAAGAGAGAACAGAAGAGCTTAATAACTCAAAAATGCAACTATTAAATGTAATAAATAGTAGTGAATTGGGATACTGGGATTGGAATAAAAATACAAACTGGCTACAAGTTAATGATAAATGGCTTAATATGCTTGGTTTAAAAAGAGAAGAGTTTAGCAATAGCATAAAAGATTGGTTTGATAAAATTCATCCAAAAGATTTGGAGTTTGTAATATCAAAGATTGAAAAAGATTTGGAAGATGATATCTCTTTTTCTATAGAGTATAGAGTATTAAATAAAAATAATGAATATATTTGGGTTGAATGTGTGGGAGGAACTGTCCAAAAAGATTTTGATGGAAAAGTAATTCAAGCTTGTGGAATATTAAGAAATATCCATCAAAAGAAACTAAATGAAGAGAAAGTTCAAGAACAAGAAATTTTGATTCACAACCAAGCAAAAGTTTCTGCTATCTCTGAAATGTTAAAAAATATATCCCATCAATGGAAACAACCATTATCAGCAATAACTACCCTTGCAAGTGCTATAAAACTTTCATATGAACTAAAACAAGATATAAGTAAAGAAGAGATAATTAAATACACAGATAAAATACTAGAAAATGGAAATTATCTTGCAAAAATTGTTAATGATTTCTCTTCATATTTTGAAAATAATAGTCAAAAAAGAGAGAATTATAACCTCTCTAATAGTTTTGTAAAGATTAAAGAAATTTTTAAAGAGTCACGAAAAAGTGAGAATATTAAGTGTCATACAAATATTGAAGAGAATATAATAACTTACTCAAATGAAAACTTTTTTATGCAAGCAATGTTAAATATCTTTAATAACTCACTTGATGCTTTTATTAAAAATAACATAGATAAAGATTATAGATATATTTTTATTGATGCAAAAGTTATAGATAACACAATAGTTATTATTTTTAAAGATAGTGCAGGTGGAATTTCAAATGAAATTATAAGTAAAATATTTGAGCCATACTTTACAACCAAACACCAAAGTTTAGGTACAGGATTGGGTCTATATATTACAAATCAAATTATAAATAAACACCTAAATGGAGTAATTGATGTAAAAAACAGTAACTATATTTTTGAGGGAAAAGAGTTAAATGGTATAGAGTTTAAAATTATTATTCCAAAAGTTGAAAAGTAA
- a CDS encoding MOSC domain-containing protein, with translation MYLGKVIATFSAKKGQSGLPRPKVDDLNLIFGFGIEHDKFAGKDVDKAVMIVGKYSYDYAKANGIELEYGSLGENILFDFNPHDFPIGTEFKIGETVLQITENCTICNHLAVFDDDLPILLKECRGLYCKIKVGGKISEDLSVKILEDKKIAS, from the coding sequence ATGTATTTAGGAAAAGTAATTGCTACATTTAGTGCAAAAAAAGGTCAAAGTGGACTTCCTAGACCAAAAGTAGATGATTTAAATCTAATTTTTGGTTTTGGAATAGAACATGATAAGTTTGCAGGAAAAGATGTTGATAAAGCAGTTATGATTGTTGGTAAGTATAGTTATGATTATGCAAAAGCCAATGGAATAGAACTTGAGTATGGAAGTTTAGGTGAAAATATACTTTTTGATTTCAATCCACATGATTTTCCTATTGGTACAGAATTTAAAATAGGAGAGACTGTTTTACAAATCACAGAAAATTGCACAATATGTAACCATTTGGCAGTCTTTGATGATGATTTACCCATTTTATTAAAAGAGTGTAGAGGTTTATATTGTAAAATAAAAGTTGGTGGTAAAATTTCAGAAGATTTAAGTGTAAAAATCTTAGAAGATAAAAAAATAGCATCATAA
- a CDS encoding rhodanese-like domain-containing protein yields MKTIHSRIFVALAFVSGLAYANDYDLRGDGVQINYDDNSYIIKRITDEECKKINGADPKNIWSGNYAKEGLSEKCVKKFVTTVGKITPMKINDKIETIGELEVIDFIEKAQTNKNMLLIDARLPDWFLQMSIPTAENIPFTYFDKSKYPDDFYDVLEMIGVKEISKDKYDFSKAKELVLFCNGAWCPQSTFAINNLIKLGYPQEKIKWYRGGMYSWKMLNLTTTSE; encoded by the coding sequence ATGAAAACTATACATTCTAGGATATTTGTTGCCTTAGCTTTTGTTTCTGGACTAGCTTATGCAAATGATTATGATTTAAGAGGTGATGGTGTTCAAATCAATTATGATGATAACTCATATATCATAAAAAGAATTACCGATGAAGAGTGTAAAAAAATCAATGGAGCTGATCCTAAAAATATATGGTCAGGTAATTATGCTAAAGAAGGATTATCTGAAAAGTGCGTAAAAAAATTTGTTACCACTGTTGGGAAAATAACTCCCATGAAAATAAATGATAAAATTGAAACAATAGGAGAACTTGAAGTAATTGATTTTATTGAAAAAGCACAAACAAACAAAAATATGCTTTTAATTGATGCAAGACTTCCTGATTGGTTCTTGCAAATGAGTATCCCAACAGCAGAAAATATCCCTTTTACATATTTTGATAAAAGTAAATATCCTGATGACTTCTATGATGTTCTTGAAATGATTGGAGTAAAAGAGATTTCAAAAGACAAATATGATTTTAGCAAAGCAAAAGAGCTTGTTCTTTTTTGTAATGGAGCTTGGTGTCCACAATCAACTTTTGCAATTAATAATCTTATTAAGTTAGGGTATCCTCAAGAAAAAATAAAATGGTATAGAGGTGGAATGTACTCGTGGAAGATGTTAAATCTTACAACAACATCTGAATAG
- a CDS encoding rhodanese-like domain-containing protein, whose protein sequence is MTILKKLLIASAIAGVCSVTAVAEDSEKYVAISKGVKSIDMNLNGEKFTLMRNQTAGNKISSLYDTTDRGVPQPMVLAPGVETLGELEFIEYMKKAQTDTSIAIIDSRKPGWFARLRIPGAVNVPYTNFDEKDTAIEMMEDEMGVVQKDDGTLDFSKAKTLALYCNGYWCGQTPGMVKNAKYALLKMGYPAEKIKYYRGGMQAWTSLGFSVVGSSN, encoded by the coding sequence ATGACTATTTTAAAAAAGTTACTTATTGCATCTGCTATAGCTGGAGTTTGTTCTGTAACAGCAGTGGCAGAAGATTCTGAAAAATATGTTGCAATATCAAAGGGTGTTAAATCTATTGATATGAATCTAAATGGTGAAAAATTTACTCTAATGAGAAATCAAACTGCAGGAAATAAAATATCATCACTTTATGATACAACGGATAGGGGAGTTCCTCAACCAATGGTTTTAGCTCCTGGAGTTGAAACTTTAGGTGAGTTAGAATTTATTGAGTATATGAAAAAAGCTCAAACTGACACTTCTATTGCAATTATAGATTCAAGAAAACCAGGATGGTTTGCAAGGCTTAGAATACCAGGAGCAGTAAATGTTCCTTATACAAATTTTGATGAGAAAGATACTGCTATTGAGATGATGGAAGATGAGATGGGAGTTGTTCAAAAAGATGATGGAACTCTTGATTTCTCAAAAGCAAAAACTTTAGCATTATATTGTAATGGTTATTGGTGTGGACAAACTCCAGGTATGGTAAAAAATGCAAAATATGCACTGTTAAAAATGGGATATCCAGCAGAAAAAATTAAATACTACAGAGGTGGTATGCAAGCTTGGACATCTTTGGGATTTTCAGTCGTAGGTTCAAGTAACTAA
- a CDS encoding HD-GYP domain-containing protein has product MDKKREILFNINNFSFAFSKALDSIEMEYFFVSNGHSRRVAYVCLMLAKEFNYSKEGLSDICAYSLLHNIALKKTKSKNKQYCDFSQTYMQSFPFLLKDQGEVLKYQCEHFDGTGIFGLKESEIPLFSQFISFVDIIDTKFDLSKGDVQNREKILNFIKEGENRLFSSDVVECFVEFSQKESFWLDLQNEDEIAAYIFKSLSDVSIALEYEKLLEITSIFYNLVDEDGKLIENCSKLADLYNFDHKDKQTFLIAASLTNLGKFFISDSILNKNSSLDTHEYLKIKSYPYYTKKVLSDVLGFNDVTTWATRVQEFINGKGYPYALEGKDLSLKDRVMLISNIFTSLTSKKSYRDAYKKDEAFKILDDMAENSCIDKAIVEDIKEVFK; this is encoded by the coding sequence ATGGATAAAAAAAGAGAAATTCTATTTAACATAAACAATTTTTCTTTTGCCTTTTCAAAAGCGTTAGATTCTATAGAAATGGAATATTTTTTTGTTTCAAATGGACACTCAAGAAGGGTTGCTTATGTCTGTTTAATGCTTGCAAAAGAGTTTAATTATTCAAAAGAGGGATTAAGTGATATTTGTGCTTACTCTTTATTACATAATATTGCTTTAAAAAAAACAAAAAGTAAAAATAAGCAATACTGTGATTTTTCTCAAACTTATATGCAAAGTTTTCCTTTCCTTTTAAAAGACCAAGGAGAAGTTTTAAAGTACCAATGTGAACATTTTGATGGAACAGGTATTTTTGGTTTAAAAGAGAGTGAAATACCACTTTTTTCTCAATTTATTTCATTTGTTGATATTATTGATACAAAATTTGATTTATCAAAAGGTGATGTACAAAACAGAGAGAAAATTCTAAACTTCATTAAAGAGGGTGAAAACAGACTTTTTTCAAGTGATGTAGTTGAGTGTTTTGTTGAGTTTTCACAAAAAGAGAGTTTTTGGTTAGATTTACAAAATGAAGATGAAATTGCTGCTTATATATTTAAATCATTATCAGATGTTTCAATAGCTTTAGAGTATGAAAAACTTTTAGAGATAACATCAATTTTCTATAATTTAGTAGATGAAGATGGAAAACTCATTGAAAATTGTTCAAAATTAGCAGATTTATATAATTTTGATCATAAAGATAAACAAACCTTTTTAATTGCTGCAAGTTTAACAAATCTTGGAAAGTTTTTTATTAGTGACTCAATATTAAATAAAAATTCAAGTTTAGATACCCATGAGTATTTAAAGATTAAATCTTATCCTTACTATACTAAAAAAGTATTATCTGATGTTTTAGGTTTTAATGATGTTACAACCTGGGCTACAAGAGTTCAAGAGTTTATTAATGGTAAAGGGTATCCTTATGCTCTTGAAGGCAAAGATTTAAGTTTAAAAGATAGAGTAATGCTTATTTCAAATATCTTTACCTCTTTAACCTCTAAAAAGAGTTACCGAGATGCCTATAAAAAAGATGAAGCTTTTAAAATATTAGATGATATGGCAGAAAATAGTTGTATTGATAAAGCAATAGTAGAGGATATAAAAGAGGTTTTTAAATAG
- the soxB gene encoding thiosulfohydrolase SoxB gives MSKLSRREFVYMMALLGAAPVFANSHTRMTNTNKLEDYYKLKPFGNVRLMHMTDSHAQLLPVYFREPSVNLGLFENFGKPPHIVGEKFLDYYGIKGNKRLEYAYSCVNFEKHAEVMGRTGGFAQIKTVVDSLRNNFGKEKTLLLDGGDTWQGSATALYTRGKDMVGAMNLLGVDVAVGHWEFTYNAQEVLENVKMLDAEFIAQNVKVKEDALFNGAQAYDEDTGHAFKPYTVKKLGNARVAIIGQAFPYTTIANPQRFIPDWTFSINDDGMQELVDEVREKEKPDAVIVLSHNGYDTDKKMAEIVTGIDFIMGGHTHDGVPEAYPVKNESDVTYVCNAGSNGKFLNVLDLDIQNGKIKDFKFTLLPIFSDLIPEDKSMKKYIQDVRAPYLKDLTREIATTEETLFRRGNFNGSWDQIICDALMDVKGADISLSPGFRWGTSVMPGQAITFDDLMTQTAMTYPETYARDISGKDIKLILEDVADNLFNPDPFYQQGGDMVRTGGISYKIDPSAKMGERISEITLTKTGKKLEASKSYKVAGWSTVGAKSPGEPVWETVETYLKNVKHIANLKVDTPDIVGVKGNPGII, from the coding sequence ATGAGTAAATTAAGTAGAAGAGAGTTTGTATATATGATGGCACTACTTGGTGCTGCACCGGTATTTGCTAATTCTCACACAAGAATGACAAATACTAATAAGTTGGAAGATTACTATAAGTTAAAGCCATTTGGTAATGTAAGATTAATGCATATGACAGATTCTCATGCACAACTTTTACCAGTGTATTTTAGAGAACCAAGCGTAAATTTAGGATTATTTGAAAACTTTGGTAAGCCTCCACATATTGTAGGTGAAAAATTCCTAGATTATTATGGAATAAAAGGTAATAAGAGATTAGAGTATGCATACTCTTGTGTTAACTTTGAAAAGCATGCAGAAGTTATGGGAAGAACAGGTGGTTTTGCACAGATAAAAACTGTTGTTGATTCTTTAAGAAATAACTTTGGAAAAGAGAAAACACTTCTTTTAGATGGTGGAGATACTTGGCAAGGTAGTGCAACTGCTCTTTACACAAGAGGTAAAGATATGGTTGGAGCAATGAATCTTTTAGGTGTTGATGTTGCTGTTGGACACTGGGAATTTACATATAATGCTCAAGAAGTTTTAGAAAATGTAAAAATGCTTGATGCGGAGTTTATTGCACAAAATGTTAAAGTAAAAGAGGATGCTCTTTTTAATGGAGCACAAGCTTATGACGAAGATACAGGTCATGCTTTTAAACCATATACTGTAAAAAAACTTGGTAATGCAAGAGTTGCTATTATTGGACAAGCATTCCCATATACAACAATTGCAAATCCACAAAGATTTATTCCTGATTGGACTTTTTCTATTAATGATGATGGAATGCAAGAGCTTGTAGATGAAGTAAGAGAAAAAGAGAAACCAGATGCAGTTATTGTGCTATCTCATAATGGTTATGATACTGATAAAAAAATGGCAGAAATTGTTACTGGAATTGATTTTATCATGGGTGGACATACACATGATGGTGTTCCAGAAGCGTATCCTGTTAAAAATGAAAGTGATGTTACATATGTTTGTAATGCGGGTTCAAATGGTAAATTTTTAAATGTACTTGATTTAGATATTCAAAACGGAAAAATCAAAGATTTTAAATTTACACTTCTTCCAATTTTTTCTGATTTAATTCCTGAAGATAAGTCTATGAAAAAATATATTCAAGATGTAAGAGCTCCATACTTAAAAGATTTAACAAGAGAAATTGCAACAACCGAAGAGACTCTATTTAGAAGAGGAAACTTTAATGGTTCATGGGATCAAATTATTTGTGATGCATTAATGGATGTAAAGGGAGCTGATATTTCACTCTCTCCTGGATTTAGATGGGGAACTTCAGTTATGCCAGGACAAGCAATTACTTTTGATGATCTTATGACTCAAACAGCTATGACTTATCCTGAGACATATGCAAGAGATATAAGTGGAAAAGATATCAAACTTATCTTGGAAGATGTTGCAGATAATCTATTTAATCCAGATCCATTTTATCAACAAGGTGGAGATATGGTTAGAACAGGTGGAATCTCTTATAAAATTGATCCTAGTGCAAAAATGGGAGAGAGAATTTCTGAAATTACACTTACTAAAACAGGGAAAAAACTTGAAGCTAGTAAATCATATAAAGTTGCTGGTTGGTCAACTGTTGGTGCTAAATCTCCAGGTGAACCTGTTTGGGAAACTGTAGAAACATATCTTAAAAATGTAAAACATATAGCAAACTTAAAAGTTGATACTCCTGATATTGTTGGAGTTAAAGGTAATCCTGGAATTATCTAA
- a CDS encoding alpha/beta hydrolase has product MINRIFLVLIFIVFSLSLEAKKISESECLATEENFIYAGGECVEYRAYKGDSDDKIIIIVHGTWDEGTNTLGRYAPFAETLNMNTDITTVAVALPGYSNSSTNNFTALSHEGVKNLAAKKEYVEFLGDLVNELKEKFEAKEVTYVGHSAGAMMGATLTGLRPGLIQNIALAGGRYDIHQTEKGNDLISFIDVIDNVDKNTKYLFIYGSEDKISKPEVTTSFFKIAKEKGLNAKLIKVEGAEHLDLDMTNTSIDAITKMVEGE; this is encoded by the coding sequence ATGATTAATAGAATTTTTTTAGTTTTAATATTTATTGTTTTTTCTCTTTCATTAGAGGCAAAAAAAATTAGTGAAAGTGAATGTTTAGCAACAGAAGAGAATTTTATTTATGCTGGTGGTGAGTGCGTAGAGTATAGAGCTTATAAAGGTGATTCAGATGATAAAATCATTATTATAGTTCATGGTACTTGGGATGAAGGAACAAATACTTTAGGAAGATATGCTCCTTTTGCTGAGACACTTAATATGAATACAGATATCACAACAGTGGCTGTTGCTCTTCCAGGTTATTCAAATTCTTCAACTAATAATTTTACCGCTTTATCTCATGAAGGGGTTAAAAATCTTGCTGCAAAAAAAGAGTATGTTGAATTTTTGGGTGATTTAGTAAATGAATTAAAAGAAAAATTTGAGGCAAAAGAGGTTACTTATGTAGGTCATAGCGCAGGAGCTATGATGGGTGCAACATTAACAGGACTTAGACCAGGGTTAATACAAAATATTGCATTAGCTGGGGGTAGATATGATATTCATCAGACAGAAAAAGGCAATGATTTAATATCTTTTATTGATGTAATTGATAATGTTGATAAAAATACAAAATATCTGTTTATCTATGGAAGTGAAGATAAAATTTCTAAACCAGAAGTTACAACAAGTTTTTTTAAGATTGCAAAAGAGAAAGGTCTTAATGCAAAACTGATAAAAGTTGAAGGTGCGGAACATTTAGATTTAGATATGACAAACACTTCTATTGATGCAATTACTAAAATGGTAGAGGGAGAATAA
- the soxY gene encoding thiosulfate oxidation carrier protein SoxY has translation MNRRNFLGLGLGALAVSMTPTTLSAVNFRETKPKAFTAKKVDVAIQELFGTSKTIEGNVELKAPDIAENGAVIPVSVEAKSGSKVAIFQDANPEATVAVFTVPKGGIIDYGIRIKMAKTGNVTAVVEDGGKLYSATKAVKVTIGGCGG, from the coding sequence ATGAATAGAAGAAATTTTTTAGGTTTAGGTTTAGGTGCATTAGCTGTTTCAATGACACCAACTACATTAAGTGCAGTTAACTTTAGAGAAACAAAACCAAAAGCATTTACTGCAAAGAAAGTTGATGTAGCAATTCAAGAGTTATTTGGTACATCAAAAACAATAGAAGGTAATGTTGAGTTAAAAGCTCCAGATATTGCTGAAAATGGTGCAGTTATTCCTGTTTCAGTAGAAGCAAAATCAGGATCAAAAGTAGCAATCTTCCAAGATGCTAACCCTGAAGCTACAGTTGCTGTATTTACAGTTCCAAAAGGTGGAATTATTGATTATGGTATCAGAATTAAAATGGCAAAAACTGGTAATGTAACTGCTGTTGTTGAAGATGGTGGAAAACTATACTCTGCAACAAAAGCTGTAAAAGTTACAATCGGTGGATGTGGTGGTTGA
- a CDS encoding thioredoxin family protein: protein MSRAVLLSIFLFFTTINLNADFHEGKKLFIEKCSSCHKEYISFKKLKENFFERNNTLLNLTIPTENMLAWAIMESSKKIGDPNDNEMRKIEIEDYLKTYLANPDLNDSICDSHVLKYYKKKEPMEISDEESELLAQYFMGYKDDRLKNNPKPVKILSKDYNEKEILEKAKKEGKEIIVFATSQTCYFCKKMKKEVLSLTEVEEAINEDFIFLEVDIDFVNLPFGLKKYFKGMTPTFFFLTTDGQLLHTYPGAWVKDDFLQILKENL, encoded by the coding sequence ATGAGTAGGGCTGTCTTGTTATCTATTTTTCTATTTTTTACAACTATAAATCTCAATGCAGATTTCCATGAAGGGAAAAAGCTTTTTATAGAAAAATGTTCATCATGTCATAAAGAGTATATCTCTTTTAAAAAACTTAAAGAGAATTTCTTTGAAAGAAATAATACTTTATTAAATCTTACTATTCCCACAGAAAATATGTTAGCTTGGGCAATTATGGAGAGCAGTAAAAAAATTGGTGATCCTAATGATAATGAAATGAGAAAAATTGAGATTGAAGATTATTTAAAAACATATTTAGCAAATCCAGATTTAAATGATAGTATTTGTGATTCTCATGTATTGAAATATTATAAGAAAAAAGAACCAATGGAAATAAGTGATGAAGAATCAGAGCTCTTGGCACAATATTTTATGGGATATAAAGATGATAGGTTAAAAAACAATCCTAAACCTGTAAAAATCTTGTCAAAAGATTATAATGAAAAAGAGATTTTAGAAAAGGCAAAAAAAGAGGGCAAAGAAATAATTGTTTTTGCTACTTCACAAACATGTTATTTTTGTAAAAAGATGAAAAAAGAGGTTTTAAGTTTAACAGAGGTTGAAGAGGCTATAAATGAGGATTTTATTTTTTTAGAAGTTGATATTGATTTTGTTAACTTACCCTTTGGTTTGAAAAAATATTTTAAAGGGATGACTCCAACATTTTTCTTTTTAACTACAGATGGACAGTTATTACATACTTATCCAGGAGCTTGGGTTAAAGATGATTTTTTACAAATTTTAAAGGAAAATTTATAA
- the soxA gene encoding sulfur oxidation c-type cytochrome SoxA, protein MLLNIAKTTALVALTAYTLNAADFNAQAEKDRIALVKYFEAKFEDPLKNRNTFFPYSTDDELENNIMSGLKFEDFSKGNYSFSKNGRMSYDEIKEMPPYEEFVEKGEALYEKPFANGKSFKDCFPDPSQAGVMYPYFDETKKDVQTLTVAINECLVANGEKPWKTSKGPIAHLEAFFAQSAQDAEKVIDVKIDSATAAEAYERGKEYYYTQRGYLKLNCAECHVIGAGQRVRNESLSPFLGQVTHFPVYRLKWAASDKNNDGLGTLERRMSGCIKDQGQVPPKDDSRDMKELLFFMAYMSNGMKIDGPDIRK, encoded by the coding sequence ATGTTATTAAATATTGCAAAGACAACTGCATTGGTTGCGTTAACTGCTTATACATTAAATGCAGCAGATTTTAATGCGCAAGCTGAAAAAGATAGAATTGCTTTAGTAAAATATTTTGAAGCAAAATTTGAAGATCCATTGAAAAACAGAAATACTTTTTTCCCATACTCAACAGATGATGAGTTGGAAAATAATATTATGTCTGGATTAAAATTTGAGGACTTTTCAAAGGGTAACTACTCATTTTCTAAAAATGGAAGAATGTCTTATGATGAAATCAAAGAGATGCCTCCATATGAAGAGTTTGTAGAAAAAGGTGAAGCATTATATGAAAAACCTTTTGCAAATGGAAAATCATTTAAAGACTGTTTCCCTGATCCATCACAAGCAGGTGTAATGTATCCATATTTTGATGAAACAAAAAAGGATGTGCAAACTCTAACAGTTGCAATTAATGAGTGTTTGGTTGCAAATGGAGAAAAACCTTGGAAAACATCAAAAGGACCTATTGCTCATTTGGAAGCTTTTTTTGCTCAATCAGCACAAGATGCTGAAAAAGTTATTGATGTAAAAATTGATAGTGCAACTGCAGCAGAGGCTTATGAAAGAGGTAAAGAATATTACTATACACAAAGAGGATACTTAAAACTAAATTGTGCAGAGTGCCATGTTATTGGTGCTGGACAAAGAGTTAGAAATGAAAGTTTATCTCCATTTTTAGGTCAAGTAACTCATTTCCCTGTATATAGACTTAAATGGGCGGCTAGTGATAAAAATAATGATGGTTTAGGAACTTTAGAGAGAAGAATGTCAGGGTGTATTAAAGATCAAGGTCAAGTACCACCAAAAGATGACTCTAGAGATATGAAAGAACTACTATTTTTCATGGCATATATGTCAAATGGTATGAAAATTGACGGTCCAGATATTAGAAAGTAA
- a CDS encoding DsrE family protein, with product MKKILLLAIVSLFAYAQSTFSNPQPTFENPRKVAIQLYDSDLKKVNHNLSTIYNILKEYPQESLKVVVIAYGNGVRALKKDYDKQALTRINSLMEYDVEFIVCRNTMETMKWTEDDFIDGVSYAQAGIVELIERQIAGYIGIIAY from the coding sequence ATGAAAAAAATTTTATTGTTGGCAATAGTTAGTCTATTTGCTTATGCACAGTCAACGTTTAGTAATCCTCAACCAACTTTTGAAAATCCGAGAAAAGTTGCAATACAGCTTTATGATTCTGATTTAAAGAAAGTAAATCATAATTTGAGTACTATTTATAATATTTTAAAAGAGTATCCCCAAGAGAGCTTGAAAGTAGTTGTTATAGCTTATGGAAATGGAGTTAGAGCTTTGAAAAAAGATTATGATAAACAGGCTTTAACTAGAATTAACTCATTAATGGAATATGATGTTGAATTCATAGTATGTAGAAATACAATGGAAACTATGAAATGGACTGAAGATGATTTTATTGACGGAGTTTCATATGCACAAGCGGGAATTGTTGAGTTAATTGAGAGACAAATTGCAGGATATATTGGTATTATCGCTTATTAG